Proteins from one Microbacterium sp. Root553 genomic window:
- a CDS encoding class I SAM-dependent methyltransferase: MTAVSDTPFPVPDPIRSTALAADLDAADLRSEPLRRLWGEEEDDALARGMREPILRAIAHDDGPLATLGRLLVLGMPQPLTAVATALPTLGVEGLVALGLARVDAASVIPTALLRPQSFVDADGFGEWWIASDLDETALDGALPADHVLGVGGASRTLAEIVMPVEVDRALDLGTGCGIQALLVARHARSVVATDISARALAFAELNAQLNGVSTIEFRLGSMFEPVAGETFDLIVSNPPFVITPRAEGVPEYEYRDGGLVGDALVEQFIATAPQHLTPGGSAQLLGNWESRGGQRSLTGRAGLDRVSSWVPGELDLWVVQREELTPLAYAELWIRDGGTTPRDAAFTPLLRAWLDDFAARGVTAVGFGYILIRRPAHAGAPLRRLERLPQPVSNVGSALRDGLAAHDLLAGGVPPMLLTAADVTEARHLLPGNDDPSIIELRQGGGFARTLTVDPALAAFVGACDGDLTVMQIVAALADLFEVPLADLWADLEPRIRQLILDGLLVAGVR, translated from the coding sequence GTGACGGCCGTGTCCGACACCCCGTTCCCCGTGCCAGATCCGATCCGCAGCACCGCGCTCGCGGCCGACCTCGACGCCGCCGACCTGCGCTCCGAGCCGCTGCGCCGACTGTGGGGAGAAGAAGAGGACGACGCGCTCGCTCGCGGCATGAGGGAGCCGATCCTGCGCGCGATCGCGCACGATGACGGACCGCTCGCGACCCTCGGACGCCTGCTCGTGCTGGGAATGCCGCAGCCCCTCACGGCAGTGGCCACGGCCCTGCCGACCCTCGGAGTGGAGGGCCTGGTGGCTCTCGGGCTGGCGCGCGTGGACGCGGCATCCGTGATCCCGACCGCCCTGCTGCGGCCGCAGTCCTTCGTCGACGCCGACGGCTTCGGCGAATGGTGGATCGCCAGCGATCTCGACGAGACGGCGCTGGACGGCGCCCTCCCCGCCGACCATGTGCTCGGCGTCGGCGGGGCCTCCCGCACGCTCGCCGAGATCGTGATGCCGGTCGAGGTCGACCGCGCGCTCGACCTCGGCACCGGATGCGGCATCCAGGCCCTCCTGGTCGCCCGGCACGCCCGCTCGGTCGTCGCCACCGACATCTCGGCGAGGGCTCTCGCCTTCGCGGAGCTGAACGCGCAGCTGAACGGCGTGTCGACCATCGAGTTCCGCCTCGGCAGCATGTTCGAGCCGGTCGCCGGAGAGACCTTCGACCTGATCGTGTCGAACCCGCCGTTCGTCATCACCCCTCGCGCCGAGGGTGTGCCGGAGTACGAGTACCGTGACGGCGGCCTCGTCGGCGACGCTCTGGTGGAGCAGTTCATCGCCACCGCTCCGCAGCACCTCACGCCCGGCGGGTCGGCGCAGCTGCTCGGCAACTGGGAGTCTCGCGGAGGGCAGCGGTCGCTGACCGGTCGAGCGGGACTCGATCGCGTCTCGTCCTGGGTTCCCGGCGAGCTCGACCTGTGGGTCGTGCAGCGTGAGGAGCTGACCCCTCTCGCGTACGCCGAGCTCTGGATCCGCGACGGCGGAACGACGCCACGGGATGCCGCCTTCACCCCGCTGCTGCGCGCCTGGCTCGACGACTTCGCCGCACGCGGGGTGACCGCGGTCGGCTTCGGGTACATCCTGATCCGACGTCCTGCGCACGCCGGTGCTCCGCTGCGCAGGCTCGAGCGTCTGCCGCAGCCGGTGTCGAACGTCGGGAGCGCGCTGCGCGACGGCCTCGCCGCACACGACCTGCTGGCAGGGGGCGTCCCGCCGATGCTGCTGACCGCGGCGGACGTCACCGAAGCCCGCCACCTGCTGCCGGGCAACGACGACCCCAGCATCATCGAGCTGCGCCAGGGAGGGGGCTTCGCCCGGACCCTCACGGTGGATCCTGCGCTCGCCGCGTTCGTGGGCGCGTGCGACGGCGACCTCACGGTCATGCAGATCGTCGCGGCGCTCGCCGACCTGTTCGAGGTGCCGCTCGCCGACCTCTGGGCAGACCTCGAACCGCGCATCCGGCAGCTCATCCTCGACGGCCTTCTCGTGGCGGGTGTTCGGTAG
- a CDS encoding LLM class flavin-dependent oxidoreductase has product MKAFGFLSFGHYADVPGSATRTAGDMLKQTIEIAEGADEIGVNGASVRVHHWARQAASPMPLLSAMAARTKRIEVGTGVIDMRYENPFQFAEEAAALDLIADGRIALGVSRGSPETALRGYETFGFHDEEDPERGSVIAREKFDLFLRAIDGEGLAPGDPRMVGAGRYLAIEPQSPTLRDHIWWGSGSRATAEETGRKGLNMMSSTLLTEATGVPFHQLQREQIDLFRAAYKEAGHTGAPRVSVSRSVFPLVSDMDRAYFGLRSEENADQIGIIDGFRSTFGKTHAAEPDVLIRQLLADEAVMSADTLLLTIPNQLGPEYNLHVLEAFATHVAPALGWKPNTEGPVQGDAI; this is encoded by the coding sequence ATGAAGGCTTTCGGATTCCTCTCTTTCGGGCATTACGCCGATGTGCCGGGTTCAGCGACCCGCACGGCCGGCGACATGCTGAAGCAGACCATCGAGATCGCGGAGGGTGCTGACGAGATCGGCGTCAACGGCGCATCGGTCCGTGTGCACCACTGGGCCCGCCAGGCCGCCTCGCCGATGCCGCTGCTGTCGGCCATGGCCGCGCGCACGAAGCGCATCGAGGTGGGCACGGGCGTGATCGACATGCGCTACGAGAACCCGTTCCAGTTCGCCGAGGAGGCGGCCGCCCTCGATCTCATCGCCGACGGGCGCATCGCGCTCGGCGTGAGCCGTGGGTCACCCGAGACCGCACTGCGCGGGTACGAGACCTTCGGTTTCCACGATGAAGAGGACCCCGAGCGCGGCAGCGTGATCGCACGCGAGAAGTTCGACCTCTTCCTGCGGGCCATCGACGGTGAAGGCCTCGCCCCGGGAGATCCCCGCATGGTCGGCGCCGGACGCTACCTGGCGATCGAACCGCAGTCGCCGACGCTGCGCGACCACATCTGGTGGGGATCGGGATCGCGTGCCACGGCCGAGGAGACCGGACGCAAGGGCCTCAACATGATGAGCTCGACGCTTCTCACCGAGGCGACCGGCGTGCCGTTCCACCAGCTCCAGCGCGAGCAGATCGATCTCTTCCGCGCCGCCTACAAGGAGGCCGGTCACACCGGCGCTCCGCGCGTCTCGGTCAGCCGCAGCGTCTTCCCGCTGGTCTCCGACATGGATCGGGCCTACTTCGGTCTGCGCAGCGAGGAGAACGCCGACCAGATCGGCATCATCGACGGGTTCCGGTCGACCTTCGGCAAGACCCACGCGGCGGAGCCGGATGTGCTGATCCGGCAGCTCCTCGCCGACGAGGCGGTGATGTCGGCGGACACCCTGCTGCTGACCATCCCGAACCAGCTCGGGCCGGAGTACAACCTGCATGTTCTCGAGGCGTTCGCGACGCATGTCGCTCCCGCACTCGGGTGGAAGCCCAACACGGAGGGCCCGGTGCAGGGAGACGCGATCTAG
- a CDS encoding ASCH domain-containing protein, translated as MNDPLDIDEFWRECRAAVPALPEAVPDAWAFGATPAQADDLLALVLDGTKTATASSLWDYEYAHDPVPEPGLLNIVLDGRGAPRALVETASVDVIPFGDVSEAHAFAEGEGDRSLAHWRETHERFWRAHSEDPRGFHPSMPVVCERLRVIHTTNGSR; from the coding sequence ATGAACGACCCCCTCGACATCGACGAGTTCTGGCGAGAGTGCCGCGCCGCCGTGCCGGCGCTGCCTGAGGCCGTCCCCGACGCCTGGGCGTTCGGGGCGACCCCGGCGCAGGCCGACGATCTCCTGGCCCTCGTGCTCGACGGCACGAAGACCGCGACGGCATCCTCCCTCTGGGACTACGAGTACGCGCACGACCCCGTTCCCGAACCCGGCCTGCTGAACATCGTTCTCGACGGACGCGGAGCACCGCGTGCTCTCGTGGAGACCGCATCCGTCGACGTCATCCCCTTCGGCGACGTCTCCGAGGCCCACGCCTTCGCCGAAGGAGAGGGCGACCGGAGTCTGGCGCACTGGCGCGAGACGCATGAGCGGTTCTGGCGTGCGCACTCGGAGGATCCGCGCGGCTTCCACCCGTCCATGCCGGTCGTGTGCGAGCGGCTCAGGGTGATCCACACCACGAACGGATCGCGCTAG
- a CDS encoding alkaline phosphatase family protein, translating into MTADEPQGTKDPSRRGFLKMGGAALAGAVIGGAGGAAIGAGVAAGDRRGFAADPDPFAALTPRSEPGFDHLVVVMGENRSFDNLLGYLYSTENLPASERFEGLAFGTHSNTARDGTVVDAHVYTGDTDRIMSLPDPDPGEEYPHVNTQIFGTVDPPGNADLFVDQMTAPFNAPTHGEKATMSGFLEDYIINFRRLRKGADPAPQEAAHIMGSFSPEMLPVLSTLAAEFAVFDHWFAGVPSQTFCNRSFFHASTSHGFVTNQAGGGYRKWIDAPAAPTVFNRLEDEKVSWKIYIDKLQLVSFTGMLHAAVLEKYWRTEHFGTMEDFYDDAKNGTLPAYAFIEPRMVYDHNDFHPPFGAPRESEADGEPVYDSAISDVRAGDRLIHDIYEAVRTSASPKGSNAVNTLLLITFDEHGGCYDHVPPPAATKPTPDTGPGEMGFTFDRLGCRVPAIAVSAYTRRGTIVHEEMHHGSVTATLSRLHGLTPLNDRDQSANTLFEVVNLDKPRHPADWPITTPAYTPPNPEAREPTPGDPSELKPLTPPARGLLGLLIAKYGASGEPEPETFADAYRLLHEHGEELFGPA; encoded by the coding sequence ATGACTGCAGACGAGCCGCAGGGCACGAAGGACCCGTCACGGCGCGGATTCCTCAAGATGGGCGGGGCGGCCCTCGCCGGTGCCGTGATCGGCGGGGCCGGCGGGGCAGCCATCGGCGCCGGCGTCGCCGCCGGAGACCGGCGTGGTTTCGCGGCGGATCCCGATCCGTTCGCCGCGCTCACCCCCCGCAGCGAGCCGGGCTTCGACCACCTCGTCGTAGTCATGGGCGAGAACCGCTCCTTCGACAACCTGCTCGGCTACCTCTACTCGACCGAGAACCTGCCCGCGAGCGAGCGGTTCGAGGGGCTCGCGTTCGGCACGCACAGCAACACGGCCCGTGACGGCACGGTCGTCGACGCGCATGTGTACACGGGCGACACCGACCGGATCATGAGCCTGCCCGACCCGGATCCCGGCGAGGAGTACCCGCACGTCAACACGCAGATCTTCGGCACCGTCGACCCGCCGGGCAACGCCGACCTGTTCGTCGACCAGATGACCGCCCCGTTCAACGCCCCGACGCATGGCGAGAAGGCCACGATGTCGGGGTTCCTCGAGGACTACATCATCAACTTCCGTCGGCTGCGCAAGGGCGCCGACCCCGCCCCGCAGGAGGCGGCGCACATCATGGGCTCCTTCTCGCCCGAGATGCTCCCGGTGCTCTCGACGCTCGCGGCGGAGTTCGCGGTGTTCGATCACTGGTTCGCCGGAGTGCCGTCGCAGACCTTCTGCAACCGGTCGTTCTTCCACGCCTCCACATCGCACGGATTCGTCACCAACCAGGCGGGCGGCGGGTACCGCAAATGGATCGACGCACCCGCGGCGCCGACAGTCTTCAATCGCCTCGAAGACGAGAAGGTCAGCTGGAAGATCTACATCGACAAGCTGCAGCTGGTGTCCTTCACGGGGATGCTGCACGCGGCGGTGCTCGAGAAGTACTGGCGCACCGAGCACTTCGGCACCATGGAGGACTTCTACGACGACGCGAAGAACGGCACGCTTCCCGCATACGCGTTCATCGAACCGCGCATGGTCTACGACCACAACGACTTCCATCCGCCGTTCGGAGCCCCACGCGAGAGCGAGGCCGACGGCGAGCCCGTCTACGACAGCGCGATCTCTGACGTGCGCGCGGGCGACCGGCTCATCCACGACATCTACGAGGCGGTGCGCACAAGCGCCTCCCCGAAGGGGTCGAACGCGGTCAACACCCTGCTGCTCATCACGTTCGACGAGCACGGCGGATGCTACGACCACGTGCCACCTCCGGCCGCGACAAAACCGACGCCCGACACCGGGCCCGGCGAGATGGGCTTCACCTTCGACCGCCTCGGATGCCGTGTGCCGGCCATCGCGGTGTCGGCGTACACGAGGCGCGGCACCATCGTGCACGAGGAGATGCACCACGGTTCGGTCACCGCGACCCTGTCGCGCCTGCATGGCCTGACGCCTCTCAACGACAGGGATCAGTCGGCGAACACGCTCTTCGAGGTCGTGAATCTCGACAAGCCGCGGCATCCCGCCGACTGGCCGATCACCACGCCCGCCTACACGCCGCCGAACCCCGAGGCGCGGGAGCCGACACCGGGTGACCCCTCCGAGCTGAAACCGCTGACTCCTCCCGCCCGCGGGCTGCTCGGTCTGCTCATCGCGAAGTACGGCGCGTCCGGTGAGCCCGAGCCCGAGACGTTCGCCGATGCCTACCGGCTGCTGCACGAGCACGGCGAGGAGCTCTTCGGACCCGCCTGA
- a CDS encoding CCA tRNA nucleotidyltransferase has translation MLNMADGLARLGALAENPVVRTLAEAFSAAGYDLAVVGGPVRDALLGRPTHDLDFTTNARPDDILRIVTPISTAQWDIGRAFGTIGARVQGEQVEVTTYRADSYDGVTRKPTVEFGDTIDADLHRRDFTVNAMALLVPEVKLVDPTGGVEDLVGGVLRTPADPQISFGDDPLRMLRAARFSAQLGFRIDDGTDEAITQLRTTLGIVSPERIQSELVRLMQTDDPVRGIRVLVDTGLIEEFLPEVSALRLEVDEHHHHKDVYEHSLTVLSQAIALERSRHPGSAPDVPLRIAALLHDIGKPRTRKLEDGGAVTFHHHDVVGSRMARKRLQSLRFDTATTTSVATLIELHLRFFGYAEGAWTDAAVRRYVRDAGDELERLHILTRADVTTRNKRKAGRLASAYDDIESRIAALREQEELDSIRPELDGNRIQSILGIAPGREVGEAYRFLLEVRLDEGVIGADAAEQRLREWWAARA, from the coding sequence ATGCTCAACATGGCTGACGGCCTCGCCCGTCTCGGTGCGCTCGCCGAGAATCCGGTCGTCCGCACCCTCGCAGAGGCGTTCTCGGCTGCGGGCTACGATCTCGCCGTCGTTGGCGGCCCCGTGCGCGATGCACTGCTCGGTCGCCCCACGCACGATCTCGACTTCACCACGAACGCACGGCCCGACGACATCCTGCGCATCGTCACGCCGATCTCGACCGCCCAGTGGGACATCGGCCGTGCATTCGGCACCATCGGCGCGCGGGTGCAGGGCGAGCAGGTCGAGGTCACCACGTACCGCGCCGACAGCTACGACGGGGTGACGCGCAAGCCGACCGTCGAGTTCGGCGACACGATCGACGCCGACCTGCACCGCCGTGACTTCACCGTTAACGCCATGGCGCTGCTCGTGCCCGAGGTGAAGCTCGTCGACCCGACCGGGGGAGTCGAGGACCTCGTCGGCGGCGTCCTGCGCACGCCCGCCGATCCCCAGATCTCGTTCGGCGACGACCCGCTGCGCATGCTGCGGGCTGCACGATTCAGCGCACAGCTCGGATTCCGGATCGACGACGGCACGGACGAGGCCATCACGCAGCTGCGCACGACCCTCGGGATCGTGAGCCCCGAGCGCATCCAGTCGGAGCTCGTGCGGCTGATGCAGACGGACGACCCCGTGCGCGGCATCCGTGTGCTCGTCGACACCGGCCTGATCGAGGAGTTCCTGCCCGAGGTGAGCGCGCTGCGCCTCGAGGTCGATGAGCACCATCACCACAAGGACGTCTACGAGCACTCGCTGACGGTGCTCAGCCAGGCGATCGCGCTCGAACGGTCGCGCCACCCGGGCTCGGCCCCCGACGTGCCCCTGCGGATCGCCGCGCTGCTGCACGACATCGGCAAGCCGCGCACGCGCAAGCTCGAAGACGGCGGCGCGGTCACCTTCCATCACCACGACGTCGTCGGCTCGCGCATGGCCCGCAAGCGACTGCAGTCGCTGCGCTTCGACACCGCGACCACGACGAGCGTCGCCACGCTCATCGAGCTGCACCTCCGCTTCTTCGGATACGCCGAAGGCGCATGGACGGATGCCGCCGTGCGCCGCTATGTGCGCGACGCCGGAGACGAGCTCGAGCGCCTGCACATCCTCACCCGCGCCGACGTCACCACCCGCAACAAGCGCAAGGCCGGACGCCTCGCCTCGGCCTACGACGACATCGAGTCTCGTATCGCCGCGCTGCGCGAGCAGGAGGAGCTGGACTCCATCCGCCCCGAGCTCGACGGCAACCGGATCCAGAGCATCCTGGGGATCGCGCCCGGCCGCGAGGTCGGCGAGGCCTACCGGTTCCTGCTCGAGGTGCGACTCGACGAAGGCGTGATCGGTGCGGATGCCGCCGAACAGCGCCTCCGCGAGTGGTGGGCCGCGCGGGCCTGA
- a CDS encoding PadR family transcriptional regulator, which translates to MDTTQLLKGVLDVAVLAVLRTEDGYGYDIVRRLRDAGLGDVGDASVYGTLRRLYAAGSLASYVVPSEGGPHRKYYAINPQGRAALDTQTVTWLDFAGAMSALLTADSGTGPSTIGENR; encoded by the coding sequence ATGGACACCACTCAGCTCCTCAAGGGAGTGCTCGACGTCGCCGTGCTCGCGGTGCTGCGCACCGAGGACGGCTACGGCTACGACATCGTGCGCAGACTGCGCGACGCCGGCCTCGGCGATGTCGGCGATGCGTCGGTCTACGGCACACTGCGTCGCCTCTATGCCGCGGGGAGCCTCGCGAGCTACGTCGTCCCCTCCGAAGGCGGGCCCCATCGCAAGTACTACGCGATCAACCCCCAGGGCCGCGCGGCTCTCGACACCCAGACCGTCACCTGGCTGGACTTCGCGGGCGCGATGTCCGCCCTCCTCACCGCCGACTCAGGCACCGGGCCATCCACGATCGGAGAGAACCGATGA
- a CDS encoding helix-turn-helix domain-containing protein, which produces MVARWETSREGPLETSRLLVERAHEELIAGNLDDHRLQQVRPLVRESWVRSWRGRVGPESMPGIELETEELEAYRLAHPLASAMDMIRALLLPGCAEDTGVVIAVGDQAGRLLWIEGDRELRTLTEAMGFVAGANWAEDAVGTSAPGTALELGHSVQIRGAEHYNRLVRPWSCSAAPVRDPETQRVLGVIDITGGDDVISPQARMLVDATARAVESELMVARLRARANTPRPTMIASRAKPTRRATLHVLGRDKARLETETELEESVIDLSARHAEILLMLAMHRQGLSAERLSELVYGPGASADTLRPEMVRLRKVLEKHAPGLVPDSRPYRLRVALETDAQDVLSLLDRGAHRVALTAYRGPVLPESTSPGVEEVRETVRAALREAMLSEASLDVLLAYADIPEGQADAAALRLALEMLPARSPRRGGLVARIERLEER; this is translated from the coding sequence ATGGTGGCCCGGTGGGAGACGTCACGTGAGGGTCCGCTCGAGACCTCTCGTCTGCTGGTCGAGCGTGCGCATGAGGAGCTGATCGCCGGCAATCTCGACGACCACCGACTGCAGCAGGTGCGCCCGCTGGTGAGGGAGTCGTGGGTCCGATCCTGGCGGGGACGCGTGGGGCCCGAGAGCATGCCGGGGATAGAACTCGAGACCGAGGAGCTCGAGGCATACCGGCTCGCGCATCCGCTCGCCTCTGCGATGGACATGATCCGCGCCCTGCTGCTTCCCGGGTGTGCGGAGGACACCGGCGTCGTCATCGCGGTCGGCGACCAGGCCGGTCGCCTGCTGTGGATCGAGGGCGATCGCGAGCTGCGAACCCTGACCGAGGCCATGGGTTTCGTCGCCGGGGCGAACTGGGCGGAGGATGCCGTCGGCACCTCGGCCCCCGGCACAGCGCTGGAGCTCGGACACTCGGTGCAGATCCGCGGCGCCGAGCACTACAACCGGCTCGTGCGTCCGTGGTCCTGTTCCGCGGCACCGGTGCGCGACCCCGAGACGCAGCGGGTGCTGGGGGTGATCGACATCACCGGCGGTGACGATGTGATCTCACCACAGGCGCGGATGCTCGTCGATGCCACCGCTCGCGCGGTCGAGTCCGAGCTCATGGTGGCCCGCCTGCGGGCACGCGCCAACACCCCGCGGCCGACCATGATCGCATCACGCGCCAAGCCCACCAGACGCGCCACCCTGCACGTCCTGGGTCGAGACAAGGCGCGGCTCGAGACCGAGACCGAGCTCGAGGAATCGGTGATTGATCTCAGCGCCCGGCACGCCGAGATCCTGCTGATGCTCGCCATGCACCGTCAGGGACTGTCGGCCGAACGGCTGAGCGAGCTGGTCTACGGCCCCGGTGCCTCCGCCGACACCCTGCGCCCCGAGATGGTCCGCCTGCGCAAGGTGCTCGAGAAGCATGCCCCCGGCCTGGTGCCGGATTCTCGGCCGTACCGGCTGCGGGTGGCCCTCGAGACCGATGCGCAGGACGTGCTTTCGCTGCTCGACCGCGGCGCGCACCGTGTGGCGCTCACCGCCTACCGCGGACCCGTGTTGCCGGAGTCGACCTCGCCGGGAGTCGAGGAGGTCCGCGAGACGGTCAGAGCCGCGTTGCGCGAGGCCATGCTGTCAGAGGCGAGCCTCGACGTGCTGCTCGCCTACGCCGACATCCCCGAAGGGCAGGCGGATGCCGCAGCTCTGCGCCTCGCCCTCGAGATGCTCCCGGCCCGGTCGCCCAGACGGGGAGGACTCGTCGCGCGCATCGAGCGCCTCGAGGAGCGCTGA
- the exaC gene encoding acetaldehyde dehydrogenase ExaC translates to MTIVEEDVTTAPASTAYAAPGQPGAVASYRPRYGHYIGGEFVDPVKGQFFENVSPVNGKTFTEVGRGTVEDIDRAVDVAWKAFASWGKTSPAERSVILNRIADRIEQHLEEIAVAETWENGKPVRETLAADIPLAVDHFRYFAGVLRAQEGGISQLDENTVAYHFHEPLGVVGQIIPWNFPILMAVWKLAPALAAGNCVVIKPAEQTPASLLFLFDIIGDLLPAGVVNIVNGFGIEAGAPLAQHKRIRKVAFTGETTTGRLIMQYASQNLIPVTLELGGKSPNVFFEDVARDTADPFYDKALEGFTMFALNQGEVCTCPSRALIQRSIYDGFLADGLERVKKVVQGNPLDPATMIGAQASNDQLEKILSYIDIGTKGGAKLLIGGDRVDLGGDLSEGFYVAPTVFEGTNDMRIFQEEIFGPVLSVTSFEDFDEGISIANDTLYGLGAGVWSRSGDTAYRAGRAIEAGRVWTNTYHQYPAHAAFGGYKQSGVGRENHKMMLDHYQQTKNLLVSYAEGPMGFF, encoded by the coding sequence ATGACCATCGTCGAAGAAGACGTCACCACTGCCCCGGCATCCACCGCGTATGCCGCCCCCGGCCAGCCCGGAGCCGTCGCGAGCTATCGTCCGCGCTACGGGCACTACATCGGCGGAGAGTTCGTCGACCCGGTCAAGGGACAGTTCTTCGAGAACGTGAGTCCGGTGAACGGCAAGACCTTCACGGAGGTGGGCCGAGGAACCGTCGAGGACATCGACCGCGCCGTGGACGTCGCCTGGAAGGCCTTCGCGAGCTGGGGGAAGACGAGCCCGGCCGAGCGCTCGGTGATCCTCAACCGGATCGCCGACCGCATCGAGCAGCACCTCGAGGAGATCGCGGTCGCCGAGACGTGGGAGAACGGCAAGCCGGTGCGGGAGACACTGGCCGCCGACATCCCGCTCGCCGTCGATCACTTTCGCTACTTCGCCGGCGTCCTGCGCGCTCAGGAGGGCGGCATCAGCCAGCTCGACGAGAACACCGTGGCGTACCACTTCCACGAGCCGCTCGGCGTGGTGGGCCAGATCATCCCCTGGAACTTCCCGATCCTCATGGCCGTGTGGAAGCTCGCGCCGGCGCTCGCCGCGGGCAACTGCGTGGTCATCAAGCCGGCCGAGCAGACGCCGGCATCCCTGCTCTTCCTGTTCGACATCATCGGCGACCTTCTTCCGGCCGGCGTCGTCAACATCGTCAACGGCTTCGGGATCGAGGCGGGCGCACCGCTCGCCCAGCACAAGCGCATCCGCAAGGTCGCCTTCACCGGAGAGACCACGACCGGGCGTCTGATCATGCAGTACGCCTCGCAGAACCTCATTCCCGTGACGCTGGAGCTCGGGGGCAAGAGCCCCAACGTGTTCTTCGAGGACGTCGCGCGTGACACCGCCGACCCTTTCTACGACAAGGCTCTCGAGGGCTTCACGATGTTCGCGCTGAACCAGGGCGAGGTGTGCACGTGTCCGTCGCGCGCTCTCATCCAGCGCTCGATCTACGACGGGTTCCTCGCCGACGGCCTCGAGCGGGTGAAGAAGGTCGTGCAGGGGAATCCGCTGGACCCGGCCACGATGATCGGAGCGCAGGCATCCAACGACCAGCTCGAGAAGATCCTCAGCTACATCGACATCGGCACGAAGGGCGGTGCGAAGCTGCTGATCGGCGGTGATCGCGTCGATCTCGGCGGCGACCTCAGCGAGGGCTTCTATGTCGCACCGACCGTCTTCGAGGGCACGAACGACATGCGCATCTTCCAGGAGGAGATCTTCGGGCCCGTGCTCTCGGTCACCTCGTTCGAGGACTTCGACGAGGGGATCTCGATCGCGAACGACACCCTCTACGGGCTGGGAGCCGGCGTGTGGAGTCGCAGCGGCGACACCGCCTACCGCGCGGGGCGTGCGATCGAGGCCGGCCGGGTCTGGACGAACACGTACCACCAGTACCCCGCGCACGCCGCGTTCGGCGGATACAAGCAGTCGGGCGTCGGGCGCGAGAACCACAAGATGATGCTCGACCACTACCAGCAGACCAAGAACCTCCTGGTCTCGTACGCAGAAGGCCCGATGGGGTTCTTCTGA
- a CDS encoding DUF779 domain-containing protein — protein sequence MVKIGSYQRVDVTDAAASLVRDLTVQHGPLMFHQSGGCCDGSSPMCLPVGMFLTGPSDVLLGALDVGLDAPVEVFMSESQFEYWKYTHLTIDVVPGRGAGFSVEGPTGMRFLIRSRMLNDAELEYFGLTSSST from the coding sequence ATGGTGAAGATAGGCAGCTACCAGCGTGTGGACGTGACGGATGCCGCGGCATCCCTCGTCCGCGACCTGACGGTGCAGCATGGCCCCCTGATGTTCCACCAGTCGGGCGGATGCTGCGACGGCTCGTCGCCCATGTGCTTACCGGTGGGGATGTTCCTCACCGGGCCGAGCGATGTGCTCCTCGGCGCGCTCGACGTCGGCCTCGACGCACCGGTGGAGGTCTTCATGTCGGAGTCCCAGTTCGAGTACTGGAAGTACACGCATCTCACGATTGACGTCGTTCCGGGGCGAGGAGCCGGATTCAGCGTCGAGGGGCCGACGGGGATGCGGTTCCTGATCCGTTCGCGAATGTTGAATGACGCAGAGCTCGAGTACTTCGGGCTCACGTCGTCATCGACCTGA
- a CDS encoding GntR family transcriptional regulator → MDTFSVAKLVAGRPLGEQLFHVLAGAIVSGELAEGERINDESIARHFQVSRMPVREALQRLDRLGLVQIMPSRRTVVTVVTEQSIREALSYAGYEAGVAVHAGLPRCSPDERIEAEALVRAVVDALDEPARASKARRDLYAYFSERAGNELRHAHMIDMEYVFERTLRDLVPSVENLGEVTRAYADLGRAILDGDHVEAERLARALHGIGSIGIARAAD, encoded by the coding sequence GTGGACACATTCTCGGTCGCGAAGCTCGTCGCGGGGCGCCCCCTGGGGGAGCAGCTCTTTCACGTGCTGGCCGGGGCGATCGTCTCGGGCGAACTCGCCGAGGGGGAGCGGATCAACGACGAGAGCATCGCCCGGCACTTCCAGGTCTCGCGCATGCCGGTGCGGGAGGCCTTGCAGCGGCTGGACAGGCTAGGCCTCGTGCAGATCATGCCGAGCAGGCGCACCGTCGTCACCGTCGTCACCGAGCAGTCGATCCGAGAGGCTCTCTCCTACGCGGGCTACGAGGCCGGTGTCGCCGTGCACGCCGGACTTCCGCGATGCAGTCCTGACGAGCGGATCGAGGCCGAGGCGCTGGTGCGCGCCGTGGTGGATGCGCTGGACGAGCCCGCTCGGGCCTCGAAGGCCCGGCGAGACCTGTACGCCTACTTCTCGGAGCGTGCGGGCAACGAGCTCCGGCACGCCCACATGATCGACATGGAGTACGTCTTCGAACGCACCCTGCGTGATCTGGTGCCGTCCGTAGAGAACCTCGGCGAGGTCACGCGCGCATACGCGGACCTCGGTCGCGCGATCCTCGACGGCGACCACGTCGAGGCCGAGCGACTGGCGCGCGCACTGCACGGGATCGGCAGCATCGGCATCGCCCGCGCCGCGGATTGA